Genomic window (Paenibacillus sp. PK3_47):
TCAAGGGTACCTGTTCAGCAAGCCGATCAGTGCGCCGGAATTTGAGCGTGTTTTTCTTAAGCCGATGGTTGGACTCACCTCTTAAGCGGGTTTCAGGAAATAGGCTTGCAATTTGTCCGCTCAAATGATACAATACTTTTTGTATTCACACACGTTGCATTTTATGATGCATCCATATTGCGGGTGTAGTTCAATGGTAGAACTTCAGCCTTCCAAGCTGATAGCGTGGGTTCGATTCCCATCACCCGCTCCATACTTAAACTTCGAAATCCTTGTGCTGCAAGGGTTTTTTTATTGCGTTTGAACACTATGTGCATCTGTTTCTGCTCTTTAAAGGATCGTAGGGGCGTTATTCTTGCTCTTAACAGCCTTCTATCTGGCTAACGGACCGTAGTTCTCTTATTTCCTCATAACAGTTATTTTCAGCGTGAATTTCCCTGAATAACGGAACGTGTTTCTGCTAGCTGCACATAATACAAGTTTTAGGCTAAAAGAATACACGATGCTGACAGCCGGCCTGTCTTGCCGCATTCCCCGCAAAAAAGCCAGCTCCCGGAATACCCGGGACCTGGCTTTTTAAGTCTGCCGCTGCTTATTTTACACCGTCTTCAGGAACTCAACGATCGTAAGCAGGCCTTTATCAAAGTTCTCGAGATTGAAATGCTCGTCCGGCGCATGCAGGTTCTCGTCATCGAGACCGAAGCCCATCAGGACCACCGGTGCCTCAAGAATGCGGGAGAAGCTCTCCATGATCGGAATCGACCCGCCGTCTTTGGTGAAGAGGGCACGGGTGCCGTAGACTTTGCCGTAAGCGTCAGCTGCGGTCTGCAGGATCGGGTGGGACGGATCGATGTTGAACGCCCGGGCTTTTTCCATCTGCTTCACATGGACCTTCGCTCCGCTCTGGATATTGGCCTTCAGGTGAGCTTCCACGGCATCCAGAATGTGCTGCGGATCCTGGTCGCCGACAAGGCGGCAGGTGATCTTCGCTTGTGCTTCCTTCGGGATAACGGTCTTGCTGCCTTCGCCCTGGAATCCGCCGTAGACACCGTTAAGCTCAAGCGTCGGACGTGCACCGACACGCTCCACAAAGGTATAGCCTTCTTCGCCGTACAGCGCTTCAAGCCCCAGGCCTTCCCTGATCTTGTCTTCATTGACACCCTGCTTGGCGAATTCCTCGCGCAGCAGAGGGGACAGCTCAGGTACACCCTGGTAGAAGCCTTCCACCGCAATACGGCCTTTGTCGTCATGAAGCGAGCTGAGCAGGGAGACAAGCGCATGCAGTGCATTGGGTACTCCGCCGCCGTACGAACCGGAGTGCAGATCCGTCTGGGCGGTGTTCACGGTAACTTCCATGGAGCAGAGTCCGCGGAGTCCCGTGCAGATTGCCGGACGGCCGCGTTCCAGAAGGGAGGTGTCGGAGACAAGTACGGCGTCTGCGGCCAGCTTGTCTTTGCTGGCTTCGAGGAATGCCGGCAGATTAACGCTGCCGATTTCTTCTTCACCTTCAATGCACAGCTTGATGTTGACCGGCAGGGTGCCTTCCTGCTTGATAATCGCTTCAATGGCTTTGATATGCATGAAGACCTGGCCCTTATCGTCGGTCGCTCCGCGCGCATACAGCTTGCCGTCACGGATTTCCGGCTCGAACGGCGGGGTGGTCCATAAATTCAGCGGATCTACCGGCTGCACATCATAGTGCCCGTATACAAGGATCGTCGGCTTGCCTGGTGCGTGAAGATAATCTGCGTATATGACAGGATGGCCGGCGGTCGGGTAGATTTCAATGTTCTCCAGCCCGGCGCGTTTCAGCGTGTCCATCAGCCAGTGCGCGGCAGCATTGACATCCTCTTTGTGCGCGGACAGGGCGGAAATGCTGGGGATGGCCAGCCATTCTTTGAGTTCGGCGAGCTGAGCTTCACGCTCAGTCTTAAAATAAGCTTCGTAAGACATAGTAAATATGTACCTCCTTGGAGTTTCACTGCACAGCAACGGATGTTAGCCTGCAGGCTGGGTCTGAGAATGACGGAGCAGCAGCACCATCTTATCCTGGCAGGGTAATGCATTCATTATACTGGAGAACACCCCGGGGATCAAAAGCGGATGCTATATCCTTCCGGAAGGCGTAAGAGTGAAAAGCACCATTCCGGTTATTGCTTACGCTTGGCAGCCATGATAGACTTATTGGGTTTAACGGCATGGATGCGCTGTTGACAGCACGTTAAGCCGGTTAACAATTGAATCATCAGTACCGCCGAGGCGGAGCGATTGGAGCGAATAAGAGTGTCAACGAACAGAGATTCAAGTAAAAATGCAGAAACAGTTCTTCCTAATGAAGAGAACCCTGCTTATATCTATACTTATGCCTGCTCGGACGATGAAGCATCCCTGTGCGCCATGGAGCTGCGCTGCCTGTTCAGCCGGGAGATTCCGCCGGTTAATTTTGGCAGTAACGTTGCCGTGGAGGCCAGCCGCAGCCCTTTTATCAAAGAGCGGATTGATGTTATGTACAGCGGAGACAGCCTGGAGGAAATTTATAAGCAGACAGAACAGGTGGAGCTTGGGGGCAGGACGTTCAAGGTCATTTTTGTGAAAATGAATGATTTGGCCCCTGAGAATAAAATAGAGTATGATGAACGCAGAAACATTGAGCGGGAAATCGGCCTGCGCATTGAGGGAGAAGCGGATGTGAATCATCCGGAGCTGGTCTACGGGATTGTAACGATGGGCGGCCGCTGGTACTTCGGAACTTACCACAAGAACAAGGCAACCTGGTTCCGGCAGATGAAAAAACCGCGCAGCTACTCCATTGCACTCAGCACACGCGTGGCCCGGGCGGCAGTCAATATGGCTGTACCTGATCCGCATGGCGTCAGAGCCATTGATCCCTGCTGCGGCATCGGCACCGTAATGGTTGAAGCACTGTCCATGGGCATCAATATTGTCGGGCGCGACATCAATCCATTTATTGCTGCGGGGGCGCGGACCAACATTGCCCATTTCGGCTTTGAGAGCGAGGTCACACTCGGGGATATTGCGGACATTGAAGAGCACTATGATGCGGCAGTCGTGGACATGCCCTACAATCTGTACTCCAGCATCACGCCGGAAGAGCAGTTTGCCATTCTTGTAAATGCGCGCAGGATTGCTGACCGGGTGGTTATAGTCGCCATTGAAGCGATGGATGAGATGATCCATGCTGCCGGTTTCGAAATTGTGGACCGCTGTGTGGCCAAAAAAGGCGCATTCTCCCGTCATTTGATGCTGTGCCTGTAAACCCGTGAAGATGTGGAAACTCTAGAGGAGGCGGTTAGCTGTGGAAGCAAAGTGGTTAACATGGGCCAAAGAGATTCAGGCCATTGCCCAGACGGGCCTTACATACGCCAAGGATGTATACGACATTGAACGTTATGAAGCACTGCGCAATCTCAGTGTGGATATGATGGAGAATCATACGTTTGAGAGCAGGGAACGGATCGCGCTGTCTTTTGCCAGTGATGAGGGATACTGCACGCCAAAAGTTGATATACGCGGAGTTGTGTTTCAGGACGGGAAGATTCTGCTGGTCCGTGAAAAGCTGGACGGCTGCTGGGCGCTGCCGGGAGGCTGGGGAGATATCGGCCTGTCCCCGAAAGAGGTGGCAGTCAAGGAAATCGCCGAAGAATCCGGCTTTCAGACGGAAGCGGTCCGCCTGCTGGCCGTACTGGATAAGAAATTTCACAATCATCCGCCGGAGCCTTACCATGTATACAAAATGTTTATCCAGTGCCGGATTACCGGCGGTGAAGCAATGGATGGCCTGGAGACGAGTGAGGTAGCCTTTTTTGCCGAGGATGAACTGCCTGAATTGTCACAGGAACGGAATACAGAAGCGCAGATCCGTACCATGTTCAATTTTCTCAAAAATCCGGAAAATCCGGTTATATTGGACTAATGAATTGCATATACTGTATAACGAATATTTAAATAAGTTTTAAATGAGTAAAAAACTGGTTAATTATAATTATGAAAGCCTTTGCAAGGGTAAACCGCTAAGCCTTTGTATCTAAAAAATTTTAAAAAACGCAGCTTTTTGGGTCAAGCGGTCTACATTTTTTCCTCTACTGTGTCGATAAGAAATCTAGGAGGGGATCGCATGGAACAAGAAGAATTAAGACTTCCGCTGAAACAAGAGAATGTAACGCGTCCTGCAGAAGGCAATATTGCCAATGGGCTGGTATGGGGCGTTCTGATCAGCATTCCTTTGTGGATCTCGGTGTTTGGCTGGATCATGGGCATTTGGCGCTAAGCTTAATCCGGGAGAGCTGCAACTTACACTAATGACTACTATACAATGAAGGCTGTCTCTTCGTAATGAAGAAACAGCCTTTTTGAATTGTTATAACGGTTGGTTACTGACGCTCATTAATATGCACAACCCGGAAGGTCTCGCACACCACTTTCATTGCAGGGTCGAAGGGCCTTCCCAAGCTTTCACATTCCCTTTTAAAATACACTTCATGCTCATGGCGCCACGATTCCAGGGAACGGTCATCCTCACCTTCGGAATAGGCAAATTCTGCAGTCACCTCATCAAAAGGCACAATCTCAACGTTTACCGTCTCCATGATCGCCCGAGGCTCGCCTTGTCCGTCCAGCAGAACGCAATGTCCTCCTTCAAAAGGCAGCCGCTGCCCGCGTACTTCATACAGCGCATAATTTGAAGCGGTGCCTGTTTTGATTCCTTTCAGTACCAGCTCAAGCAGTTCATCCGCCAGCCGGGGATTATCGCCGAACGCCCAGGCGCTGTCGTATAAATCCGCCGCACCGGGATGCTCCTCCACATAAGCCTTCCAATATTCTGTAACCGCCGCGCTCTCTGTCATTTCATTCACCAGTGCCTCTCTTATGGATTAAAGTTCTACTCTTAGCAGGATTGTTTATTCATTCTCAGCATCGCTCATCCAGCCAGCATACAATTCATCCAGCTTCTCCTGTGCCGCATTCCGTGAGAGCTGAAGCTCGGCGAGCTTTGCTGCATCACTGGCGATGGCGGGGTCCAGCATTTCGGCATCAATTCCGCTTAACTGTGTTTCAGCCGCTGCGATTTCCTGCTCCCAGGCGACCGCTTTGGTGTACGGCTTACGGGAGGAGGAGCTCCGCCTGGAATCACTCTCCTGCTGCTTGTTGGAGGATGAAGCGGAATGAACTGCAAATGCTGTATGGGCTGCAGCCTTAAGTGAAGCTTCCGGCTGAGCCGGTGCTGTGATCCGTATGCCGCTGCTACCGGCAGGTGTCCCTGCAGCTGTTTTTTCTGCCTGTTTTTCCTTGTAATATTCGTAGTTTCCGGAAAAAGCCGAGAACTGCCCGCCCTCGATCGCCCACACCTTGCCGAAGCAGCGGTTGATGAAATAACGGTCATGGGATACCGCCAGCACCGTGCCGGGGAATTCCTCCAACGCTTCTTCCAGTGCTTCGCGGGAATCGATATCCAGGTGGTTCGTCGGTTCATCGAGAATGAGCAGGTTCGGACGGCGGTGCATCAGCACCGCAAAGCGCAGCCGTGTCCATTCTCCGCCGGACAGGTTAGCGATCGTTTTGAACACATCGCTGCCATAGAACAGGAAGCGGGCCAGCTGTCCGCGGGCTTCGCCTTCTTCCATGCCGGCCTCTTCGCGGAAATAGCGCAGCACTGACAGCTTCCCGTCTTCCGGCACGGCTTCCTGCGCCAGATAACCGACGGCTGCCCTTGATCCGAGGGTAATGCTGCCGCTGTCCGGTGTCTCCTGGCCGAGGATCATCCGCAGCAGCGTGCTTTTGCCGGCTCCGTTGCCGCCGATCAGGGCGGTTGTTTCGCCGTACCGCAGAATATCACTCGCTTCACTGAACAATGTACGTCCGCTGTAAGACTTGCTGATCCGGTCCAGAATCACGGCCTGATTGCCGGTCCGGTCCTCCTGCTGCAGCTGAAGGTCCATTGCTTTACGCTCCAGAATGGGGCGTTTGATCTTCACCATACGGTCCAGCGCTTTCTGCATCGAAGCGGCCCGGCGGTGGAAGGACGGGTTAGGCGGATTGGAGCGGTTGCCCCACTCGATCAGCCGTTTGATGCTTTCCTGCATCTGTTTGATTTTTTTCTGCTGCTCCTGGTAGTCGGCAAATTGTTGAAGCAGCCTGGCTTCCTTCTCGGCCTGGTATCCGCTGTAGTTGGTATGGTACGTAAAGGCTTCTCCGTCCTCAATTTCAACGACCTTTTTCACCACCGCATCCAGGAAATAGCGATCATGGGAAATCGCCAGCACCGTGCCGTCATAGGACTGGAGGAACTGCTCCAGCCATTCGATGGCTTCCATATCGAGATGGTTGGTCGGCTCATCGAGCAGCAGGATATCAGGGCGGCAGAGCAGCAGCCCTGCCAGGCCGACCTTGGTTTTCTCACCGCCGGAGAGCGAAGCAAACTGCCGGTCATACTGCGCCGGAGGGATGCCCAGCCCGGAAGCTACACGCTGGATAGTGGCTTCAATCTCGTAGCCGCCGGCAGCTTCAAATTTATCCTGCAGGCTTCCGTATTCCTGCAGCAGCCTGTTCCAGGCCTGTTCGCTGGAGGCTGCATTCAGGCCGGCCATTTCCTGCTCCAGCTCACGCAGGCGTGCCTGCCACTGCAGAGGCTCCGCGAAGCTGCGCTGGAGTACGGAATAGACCGTTTCCTCGGCATCAGCCTCCTGGATCTGGGAGAGCACCCCGGCGGTGCTGCCGCGGCGGATCGAGATTTGTCCCTGATCGGGACGTTCCTGGCCGCTCAGCAGGGTGAACAGGGTGGTTTTGCCGCAGCCGTTGCGGCCGATCAGGCCGATTTTTTCGCCCTGGCGGATATCAAAGGTAATGTCGCTCAGCACAAGCTGGGCACCGTGGTATTTCTGGACATTTTGGCATGAGATAATCATAGGTATTCTCCTTTATAAGAATGCCCTGCCGCCGGTTTCAGGCCGTATCGTATACCTGTTAATGAATACAAAAAAACCGCAGGGAAATATCCCCGCGGCCTGATGATTCTAAGAGTTTTACGTCCGTTGAAGTGTAGGCAGGAAAGGCATTTCACAATTGTGTAGTGTTATTAAGTTCTTGTAAATGGACAGACTTCTCCCGTTGTCGGCAAATACATGAACGATGCCAGACATGATATTAATCAGCCGGCTGTTAACACTGTTGGTCACATTGTGATCCATTCCTATACACCTCCTTCACACAAATTTACAAACAGTTTAACTAATTTCCGCCAAATAAGCAATAGGCAAAATGGCGGGCAGACGCCAGCATAAATCCGTATTCTCCCAATAGGATGTTATATGGCGTGGGTCGCTGTGCCAAATGGACGAAGGAAAAGAGGGGTAACAGTGGCGATTTTTAACGGATTGCTCGGCAATGCCACCCAGGTGGATCTTGCAGAGGTGCAGCGGGAATATGCGCGGATTCTGGCTTCAGGCGAGAAGATTGAACGGGCCTACAGGCTGATCAGGGATATGTTCATTTTTACTGACAAGCGGCTGGTTCTGGTCGATAAGCAGGGTGTAACAGGCAAAAAAACACAATACCATTCGATTCCGTACAAAAGCATTTCGCATTACTCCGTGGAGACGGCGGGACATTTTGACCTGGATGCCGAGCTGTGCCTGTATGTGTCCGGAAGCAGCCTGCCGCTCAAAAAGACCTTTAATAAATCGGTAAATATCTATGAGGTGCAGAGCGTGCTGTCACAGTACATATTGAAGTAGCGCTCATCCGGGTCGTCAGCAGGCTAGAGCGTATAAGGAAGCAGAAATCCCCCGTAAGCAAAAGCGGCCAGAATGACCAGTGCAGGATGCAGCTTCAGCCATTTCATTGCTCCGAAGGCTGCCGCGGCAATAAACAGTGTCTGCCAGATTCCGATTGACTCCGCCGGAGTCATAGCCATCCTGACCGTGAGTGCAGCCATCATAATGGCGATTACCGGCTGGACCAGCAGGGTC
Coding sequences:
- the abc-f gene encoding ribosomal protection-like ABC-F family protein, which codes for MIISCQNVQKYHGAQLVLSDITFDIRQGEKIGLIGRNGCGKTTLFTLLSGQERPDQGQISIRRGSTAGVLSQIQEADAEETVYSVLQRSFAEPLQWQARLRELEQEMAGLNAASSEQAWNRLLQEYGSLQDKFEAAGGYEIEATIQRVASGLGIPPAQYDRQFASLSGGEKTKVGLAGLLLCRPDILLLDEPTNHLDMEAIEWLEQFLQSYDGTVLAISHDRYFLDAVVKKVVEIEDGEAFTYHTNYSGYQAEKEARLLQQFADYQEQQKKIKQMQESIKRLIEWGNRSNPPNPSFHRRAASMQKALDRMVKIKRPILERKAMDLQLQQEDRTGNQAVILDRISKSYSGRTLFSEASDILRYGETTALIGGNGAGKSTLLRMILGQETPDSGSITLGSRAAVGYLAQEAVPEDGKLSVLRYFREEAGMEEGEARGQLARFLFYGSDVFKTIANLSGGEWTRLRFAVLMHRRPNLLILDEPTNHLDIDSREALEEALEEFPGTVLAVSHDRYFINRCFGKVWAIEGGQFSAFSGNYEYYKEKQAEKTAAGTPAGSSGIRITAPAQPEASLKAAAHTAFAVHSASSSNKQQESDSRRSSSSRKPYTKAVAWEQEIAAAETQLSGIDAEMLDPAIASDAAKLAELQLSRNAAQEKLDELYAGWMSDAENE
- a CDS encoding ASCH domain-containing protein; amino-acid sequence: MTESAAVTEYWKAYVEEHPGAADLYDSAWAFGDNPRLADELLELVLKGIKTGTASNYALYEVRGQRLPFEGGHCVLLDGQGEPRAIMETVNVEIVPFDEVTAEFAYSEGEDDRSLESWRHEHEVYFKRECESLGRPFDPAMKVVCETFRVVHINERQ
- a CDS encoding PH domain-containing protein: MAIFNGLLGNATQVDLAEVQREYARILASGEKIERAYRLIRDMFIFTDKRLVLVDKQGVTGKKTQYHSIPYKSISHYSVETAGHFDLDAELCLYVSGSSLPLKKTFNKSVNIYEVQSVLSQYILK
- a CDS encoding RAxF-45 family protein, with product MDHNVTNSVNSRLINIMSGIVHVFADNGRSLSIYKNLITLHNCEMPFLPTLQRT
- a CDS encoding NUDIX hydrolase, whose amino-acid sequence is MEAKWLTWAKEIQAIAQTGLTYAKDVYDIERYEALRNLSVDMMENHTFESRERIALSFASDEGYCTPKVDIRGVVFQDGKILLVREKLDGCWALPGGWGDIGLSPKEVAVKEIAEESGFQTEAVRLLAVLDKKFHNHPPEPYHVYKMFIQCRITGGEAMDGLETSEVAFFAEDELPELSQERNTEAQIRTMFNFLKNPENPVILD
- a CDS encoding dipeptidase; protein product: MSYEAYFKTEREAQLAELKEWLAIPSISALSAHKEDVNAAAHWLMDTLKRAGLENIEIYPTAGHPVIYADYLHAPGKPTILVYGHYDVQPVDPLNLWTTPPFEPEIRDGKLYARGATDDKGQVFMHIKAIEAIIKQEGTLPVNIKLCIEGEEEIGSVNLPAFLEASKDKLAADAVLVSDTSLLERGRPAICTGLRGLCSMEVTVNTAQTDLHSGSYGGGVPNALHALVSLLSSLHDDKGRIAVEGFYQGVPELSPLLREEFAKQGVNEDKIREGLGLEALYGEEGYTFVERVGARPTLELNGVYGGFQGEGSKTVIPKEAQAKITCRLVGDQDPQHILDAVEAHLKANIQSGAKVHVKQMEKARAFNIDPSHPILQTAADAYGKVYGTRALFTKDGGSIPIMESFSRILEAPVVLMGFGLDDENLHAPDEHFNLENFDKGLLTIVEFLKTV
- a CDS encoding RNA methyltransferase: MSTNRDSSKNAETVLPNEENPAYIYTYACSDDEASLCAMELRCLFSREIPPVNFGSNVAVEASRSPFIKERIDVMYSGDSLEEIYKQTEQVELGGRTFKVIFVKMNDLAPENKIEYDERRNIEREIGLRIEGEADVNHPELVYGIVTMGGRWYFGTYHKNKATWFRQMKKPRSYSIALSTRVARAAVNMAVPDPHGVRAIDPCCGIGTVMVEALSMGINIVGRDINPFIAAGARTNIAHFGFESEVTLGDIADIEEHYDAAVVDMPYNLYSSITPEEQFAILVNARRIADRVVIVAIEAMDEMIHAAGFEIVDRCVAKKGAFSRHLMLCL